In the Enterobacter cloacae subsp. cloacae ATCC 13047 genome, CCATCCACGCGTAGACGCGGATCAGGAACGAGGTCCACGACGGCAGGATCACCAGCAGCAGCAGAATGTTGCGCGTCGAGGGCTTACTGTGCGCCACCGCCCATGCCAGCGGGTAGCCCATCAGCAAACAGCAGAGCGTGGAGATGGCCGCCACCTGCAGCGACTGCAGGTAGGCTTCGACATAAAGCGGATCTTCCGTCAGCTGCAGGAAGTTGCCAAGGTTAAGCGTCAGCGTCAGCTGGCCGTCTGCCCAGTCCAGCAGATTGGTGTAAGGCGGGATCGCCCGCGCCATTTCCGCCAGGCTTATCTTGAAAACGATCAGGAACGGCAGCATGAACAGCAGGATCAGCCACACGTAAGGCATGGCAATCACCAGCTTGCGGCCGTGGTTCATCTGCATGCGCGCCAGCCAGTGCGCAAAGCCGCCCGGTTTTTCGACGCGGGCTGGCGGTTCAAGTGTACTCATTGGCCGCTCCTTATACCGTCAGCACGACACAACTGTCCGCATCCCAGCACAGACGCACTTCGTCGCCCCAGGTCGGCAGTCCTTTACGGTAGCGATGTTCGTTTTGCAGCTGGGCGCTGAGCATCTGCCCGCTCTTCAGACGGACGTGGTAAATAGAGAGATCGCCCAGATAGGCAATGTGCACCACTTCGCCCACGGCAAAGTTAAAGCCATCGGCCGGAGGATCTTCACAGAGCATGATTTTCTCCGGTCGCAGGGCGATATAGACCGGCACGTTGTCTACCACGGAGTTATCCGGGTCGACCTTCAGCGGATGCTGCAGCCCCGGCGATTCGATGATCAGCCCGTCTTCTTCACGCGCTTTCAGCAGCCCTTCAAAAACATTCACCGAGCCGATGAACTCCGCGCTGTAGCGGGTAGTCGGGTGTTCATAAATCTCTTCCGGCTCGCCAATCTGCACGAACTTACCGCGGTTCATGATCGCGATACGCCCGGCCATGGTCATGGCCTCTTCCTGGTCGTGGGTGACCATCACGCAGGTCACGCCCACGCGTTCGAGGATATCCACCACTTCGAGCTGCATACGGTCGCGCAGTTTTTTATCCAGAGCACCCATCGGCTCATCAAGCAGCAGCAGTTTCGGGCGTTTCGCCAGACTTCGGGCCAGCGCCACACGCTGACGCTGACCACCAGAGAGCTGGTGCGGTTTACGCTTCGCGAACTCCTGCATGTGCACCAGGCTCAGCATCTCCGCCACACGCGCTGTGATTTCGGCTTTTGGCAATTTGTCCTGCTTCAGGCCAAACGCGATGTTCTGCTCCACCGTCATATGCGGGAACAGTGCGTAAGACTGGAACATCATGTTAATCGGACGCTGATACGGCGGTACGCTGGAGAGATCCACGCCATCCAGCACAATCTGCCCGGCGGTAGGTTGTTCAAACCCGGCCAGCATGCGCAGCAAGGTTGATTTACCGCAACCAGACGCCCCGAGAAGGGCAAATATTTCGCCTTTGTAGATAGTCAGGCTGACGTCGTCCACGGCATGCTGGCCATCGAAAGATTTGGTGAGGTTACGAATTTCAAGTAGCGGGGTCAGCGCTTTACGGACTTTCGCCTGCGGGCGGGGGATCGCGTCATTCACGGGGTGTTCTCCGGCATAGATCAAAACTGGTGCAAACGCACCGTCAGGGTGCGCATCGCCGGGCGGCGCGAACGCTTGCCCGGCCTACGGGTTGTGTCGGCCCGGTAAGCGATAGCGCCACCGGGCAACGTTACCAAACGCCGTTATTTCCCGCTTTTCACCTTGGTCCACGCACGGGTACGTACGCGGTCAATTTTTGGATCCTGTACTTTCAGGGTGAAGAGCTTGGCAAACACATCCGCTGGCGGATAGATAGCCGGATTATTACGGATCTCTTCGCTAATCAGTGGCAAGGAGGCCTTGTTACCGTTGGCGTAGTAGACATGGTCGCTGATATGAGCAATCACTTCCGGACGCATCAGGTAGTTTAGGAACTGATACGCTTCATCTTTGTTTTTCGCATCGGCAGGCATGGCGAAGACATCAAAGAAGGCCAGCGCCCCCTCTTTCGGAATGAAGTAGGAGACATTCACGCCGTTTTTCGCCTCTTTCGCGCGGTTAGCCGCCTGCCAGACGTCCCCTGCCCAGCCAATTGCCACGCAGATGTCGCCGTTAGCCAGGTCGTTAATGTACTGTGAAGAGTGGAAGTAACGGATATTCGGACGCAGCTTCAGCAACAGATCGGTCGCCGGGCCGGTGTAGTCATCCGCCTTGTTGCTGTTCGGATCTTTGCCGAGATAGTTCAGCACGGTGGCGAAAATCTCTTCCGGGGCATCCAGGAAGGAGACGCCGCAGCTTTTCAACTTGGCGAGGTTCTCCGGCTTCAGCACCACGTCCCAGCTGTCCAGCTTGACGTCCGGGCCCAGCGCCGCTTTGACTTTATCCACGTTGTAGCCAATACCGGTGGTCGCCCACAGATACGGCATGGCGTATTTGTTCTCCGGGTCATGCTTAGAGACCAGCTTCAGCACTTCCGGGTCGAGGTTTTTCCAGTTTGGTAACTTGCTCTTGTCCAGCGGCTGGAAAACGCCTGCGGTCAGCTGACGCTCCAGGAAACTTGCGGACGGTACCACCAGGTCAAAACCGGTGCTGCCTGCCATCAGTTTGCCTTCCAGCACTTCGTTGGAATCAAACACGTCGTAGACCACTTTAATGCCGGTCTCTTTTTCAAAATTAGCCACCGTGTCAGGGGCAATATAGTCAGACCAGTTATAAACATGCAGCGTTTTTTGTTCCGCAGCGAGCGTGCCGGCAGAGACGGCCATCAGAGCACCCGCAACCAGACCCGATAACCATTTTTTATTCAAGGCGATCATAGTGTTATTCCTTCTGAAAGCTCGTTAACAAACGAACTAAAACTGTGCAATCTGGATATATGCAAAAATCATGCATAGTTTGTCGCTCTG is a window encoding:
- the potG gene encoding putrescine ABC transporter ATP-binding subunit PotG, with amino-acid sequence MNDAIPRPQAKVRKALTPLLEIRNLTKSFDGQHAVDDVSLTIYKGEIFALLGASGCGKSTLLRMLAGFEQPTAGQIVLDGVDLSSVPPYQRPINMMFQSYALFPHMTVEQNIAFGLKQDKLPKAEITARVAEMLSLVHMQEFAKRKPHQLSGGQRQRVALARSLAKRPKLLLLDEPMGALDKKLRDRMQLEVVDILERVGVTCVMVTHDQEEAMTMAGRIAIMNRGKFVQIGEPEEIYEHPTTRYSAEFIGSVNVFEGLLKAREEDGLIIESPGLQHPLKVDPDNSVVDNVPVYIALRPEKIMLCEDPPADGFNFAVGEVVHIAYLGDLSIYHVRLKSGQMLSAQLQNEHRYRKGLPTWGDEVRLCWDADSCVVLTV
- the potF gene encoding spermidine/putrescine ABC transporter substrate-binding protein PotF, whose amino-acid sequence is MIALNKKWLSGLVAGALMAVSAGTLAAEQKTLHVYNWSDYIAPDTVANFEKETGIKVVYDVFDSNEVLEGKLMAGSTGFDLVVPSASFLERQLTAGVFQPLDKSKLPNWKNLDPEVLKLVSKHDPENKYAMPYLWATTGIGYNVDKVKAALGPDVKLDSWDVVLKPENLAKLKSCGVSFLDAPEEIFATVLNYLGKDPNSNKADDYTGPATDLLLKLRPNIRYFHSSQYINDLANGDICVAIGWAGDVWQAANRAKEAKNGVNVSYFIPKEGALAFFDVFAMPADAKNKDEAYQFLNYLMRPEVIAHISDHVYYANGNKASLPLISEEIRNNPAIYPPADVFAKLFTLKVQDPKIDRVRTRAWTKVKSGK